In a genomic window of Amblyomma americanum isolate KBUSLIRL-KWMA chromosome 4, ASM5285725v1, whole genome shotgun sequence:
- the LOC144129964 gene encoding uncharacterized protein LOC144129964, whose product MTERSDSSPRRLSAVTAAPGMIGAPVSPPTPQYPRLGSTPTYAAIPPHPVLPHDGFIGAQHLLPVPYHHYAMAPCIGAWPPPGQYMAPVQYPVSRRSYSLSPQPLSALPPGDYEHKRAPAELTRSTGASSRRKSAQRRDKPYMLQRCGPFYAWQLIIMWFAVLGTVVFVCSFGAFRQYLTQEPPVDGMARARERALTSTPVPKNRHPPVYVNTSCGIHHPCRGVGLLCIGGQCTCGPDFEEHGELCSPRKNVAVEIRIGSPTAQPPRTRKSSSGNRSTPEPRKGVHKRNALSKKLVQPRVKATEEEFTFVFATFEYEDHGHRHIVAGEGTRMTPREATHRLSWQRHAKDHRRKKSQSTTK is encoded by the exons ATGACAGAGAGGAGCGACAGTTCCCCAAGGCGTCTTTCTGCTGTCACCGCTGCCCCTG GCATGATCGGGGCTCCGGTGTCTCCGCCGACTCCGCAGTACCCTCGCTTAGGGTCAACGCCGACGTACGCTGCGATTCCGCCGCACCCCGTGCTACCTCACGATGGTTTTATTGGGGCCCAGCACCTGTTGCCTGTGCCTTACCACCACTACGCGATGGCTCCATGCATCGGAGCGTGGCCGCCGCCCGGGCAATACATGGCACCCGTACAGTACCCGGTGTCGCGCCGATCTTACTCACTGTCGCCTCAACCGTTGTCCGCGCTGCCTCCCGGAGACTATGAACACAAGCGGGCCCCTGCCGAACTCACACGTAGTACCGGTGCTTCCTCCAGGAGAAAGTCAGCGCAGCGACGGGATAAACC GTACATGTTGCAGAGATGCGGCCCATTCTACGCATGGCAGCTGATAATCATGTGGTTTGCGGTACTTGGCACCGTGGTTTTTGTTTGCAGCTTTGGCGCCTTTAGACAGT ATTTAACGCAGGAGCCGCCCGTTGATG GAATGGCGAGGGCGAGAGAACGTGCTTTGACAAGCACACCCGTGCCCAAGAATCGCCACCCAC CCGTGTACGTTAACACGAGCTGCGGTATCCACCACCCGTGCCGAGGCGTCGGCCTGCTGTGCATTGGTGGCCAATGCACCTGCGGCCCGGATTTCGAAGAACACGGTGAACTGTGCTCGCCTAGGAAGAACGTGGCTGTCGAGATCAGAATCGGCTCACCGACGGCGCAGCCACCTCGGACGCGGAAGTCCTCGAGCGGCAACCGTTCCACGCCCGAACCCCGAAAAGGTGTCCACAA GAGAAACGCTCTAAGCAAGAAGCTGGTTCAACCACGTGTCAAGGCCACAGAGGAAGAATTCACTTTTGTGTTCGCGACTTTCGAGTACGAGGACCACGGTCACCGACACATCGTGGCCGGAGAGGGGACGAGAATGACGCCAAGAGAGGCCACCCATCGGCTCTCTTGGCAACGTCACGCTAAAGATCACCGGCGCAAGAAATCCCAGAGCACGACGAAATGA